One Buteo buteo chromosome 5, bButBut1.hap1.1, whole genome shotgun sequence DNA window includes the following coding sequences:
- the LOC142031553 gene encoding uncharacterized protein LOC142031553 gives MEEEPGFEVGSPGTGGGDASLLPPSRGQVAGSEVLETEGNGGAAPAGRRPAGSPEERRRARDPVVKLSVLYWGQVGQLVKSSCVFDFFRSKEAQKETFCSLKITRTTGKKQQHCASNNETISRLSKHAVELNSAAAFSNVPWDASNPRMPFQVQMLSRMKGSGKIVVQKLLRLTSEVNLQGRNNVLGLFVSWDLWLHYTKISL, from the exons atggaggaggagccGGGCTTTGAGGTGGGCTCTCCGGGGACGGGCGGCGGCGACGCCTCGCTCCTCCCGCCATCTCGCGGCCAGGTCGCTGGCAGCGAAGTCCTCGAAACCGAGGGGAACGGAGGTGCTGCTCCAGCCGGGCGCCGTCCCGCGGGATCACCGGAGGAGCGGCGGAGAGCGAG AGACCCAGTCGTGAAGCTGTCTGTGCTGTACTGGGGACAAGTGGGACAACTTGttaaaagcagctgtgtttttG ATTTCTTCAGAAGTAAAGAAGCACAAAAGGAGACGTtctgttctttgaaaataaCACGAACCACTGGCAAGAAGCAGCAACACTGTGCATCAAACAACGAAACCATTTCCAGATTATCAAAACATGCTGTTGAACTGAATTCTGCAGCTGCGTTTTCAAATGTACCATGGGATGCATCAAATCCAAGGATGCCTTTCCAGGTTCAAATGCTATCCAGGATGAAAGGATCGGGGAAG ATAGTTGTGCAAAAACTACTGAGGCTAACTAGTGAAGTGAACCTTCAAGGGCGTAACAATGTTTTAGGACTATTTGTTTCATGGGACCTATGGCTGCATTACACTAAAATTTCACTCTAA